ATATCCTCGGCAGAAATATTCAGTTCCGCACCCGCGATTTTCAAGCGAATTTGGTGTGTTGTCTTGTTGGAGAAGATGGAAACCCTTTTCACCGAACTCAAGAACTGACTCCTTGAAATTGTTAATTTATTGGGATTTTCCTTCGGGATGACCGCCTCATAATTCGGATACTTTCCATCTATCAATCGGCAGATAAGCTCTGTGTTCTCAAATGAAAACTTGGCGTTGCTTTCGTTGTATTCGATTTTTACATCAGATTCCGATCCCGCCAAAATACCTTTCAAAAGGTTCAAAGGTTTTTTGGGCATAATGAACTCGGCCACCTCAGAAGCAGTAACATCGGCTCGTTGGTATTTGACCAGTTTATGGGCATCTGTTGAGACAAAAGTCAGGTTCTCAGGTGAAAACTGAAAAAACACCCCGCTCATTACAGGTCTTAGGTCATCGTTGCCTGCTGCAAAAATGGTTTTCTCGATGGCCGTTGCCAAAATGTCACCCATGAGAGTGGTGGAACTCGGGTTTGAAAGTTCAATGGCTTTTGGAAACTCAGCACCATCGGCATACGCCAAGGCATACTTACCATGGTTAGAGCTTATTTCAACTGTATTGTTGTCTTCGACCACAAAGGTCAAGGGCTGTTCTGGAAAAGTCTTTAGCGTATCCAACAAAAGCCGTGCAGGAACGGCAATAACCCCTTCAGAATCTGAATCCACCTCCAAAACCGAACTCATGGTGGTCTCAAGGTCAGATGCCGAAACGGTCAGCTTATTCTTCTTTAGGTCAAAAAGAAAATTATCCAGTATAGGCAGCGTATTACTGTTGTTGATTACTCCACCCAATACCTGTAATTGCTTCAATAAATAAGTGCTCGATACTATAAACTTCATCAAACAAAATTTTGTGGTATCTCGTGTACGAGAATTAAAAATTGGTTATATCGTAAATCCAATACAACTGAACCAAGCAAATATATTTTAAAACTGCTTGTCAACGAAACTAACTTATCAACACTTAGGCCGAATACTTCCGCTTTCTTGTAAAGGTGAAAAGCCAACCAAAAAGTAAGGTTGCCAACAGGGGAAGTCCAATGGCAATCAACTGCCACTTGTTTTTCTGGGCGACTACCTTTTGTGGGTCGAGCAGCGGAATCGAAACTTCTTTGTTTCGAATGTTTATAAGTCCAGAATCATCCAAGAGGTAATTCAGGCTATTTAGCAAAAACTCTTTGTTGCCATACGAGCTATTGGTCCACTTGTCATAGCCCAGTTCCAAAGGCCGTCCGTTTCTGAGTTGGTTCTTGATAATGTCACCATCGGCCACGACCAGCATCTTGTTTTCACCGCCTTTTTCCTGTGCACCTTCCAAAGCGATGGGTTTAATACGGTTGGTAAAGGCCGAATTGAACTTTCCTTCGATCAGCACGGCAAGCGGCAGGTTGCCCTTGCCCTCGTATTGGGTACGGTCAGGCGGTCGGTTGATGATATCCAGACTTATTGGTTTTGGCACCCCCTCGGCCCTGGATAGGGGTGAGGACCGTAATAGAATGGTTTTCTTGTTGTTATTTGAGAGCGTGTCAAGGGTATTGGCAAACTGCAACCGCAACGCTTCTATGTTTTTGTTGATAGGATGGTCGTTTCTTGAAAACACCATTGGATGGTACACCCAGGGAAGCGGGTTGTACTGTGAGTCGTTGCCTTCTCCTGTGGCCAACACAATCGGCGTATTGTACATATCGTTCACCAACTCAGGATTTACCCGTACCCCGTACCGGAAAAAAAAGTCGTTCAATTTTAAGTCGCGCAACAAAGCAACATTGCTGCCCTGTTCATTAAAAAGACTGTCAAGTTCAATGGCAACTTGGTCAATAAGCCACATGGTCTTGCCCCCGTTGACCACAAATTGGTCCATTACATATTTTTCTTCATCGCTAAAGGGCTCTGTAGGTTTGGCGATGAGTGCCAAATCATAGTTTTTGAGCTGGTCAAAGACATTTTGGGGATTGCTTGAAACGGAATCCAACGTAATGGCCCCGATGTTGTAATAATCACGAATGGTGGTCAGAAAATCGGCGATATATGGGTCGCCCAACTCGCCATTGCCCTTTATGACCGCAACCTTTTTTTTCTGTTCTATGCCCAGTTTGGCAAACGCATCTGCAAAAGCATATTCCAATTGCTGTACCGAGTTGTTGATGCGCTCCTCGGACGAGCTTCCGAGTTTGTTCTTCAGCAATGGCACTTTCACCGTTTGGTTGTTGTAATTTGCCATGGCCCACGGAAAGACCAGCTCTTGTGACACCTTTCCATCTTCTTCGATGGTTACCGAAGCAGGGGTAAGGCCTATGCGCTGCAATTCCTTTAATGTCTCTTCCTGCATAGAGATATCCTCCAAGGGGTCGACCAGTGTATATTTTATATTCTGATTTTTATCGGCGAACTGCTCTAACAACAACACTGTTTCGGTTCTCAGCCTTGCAAACTCAGCGGGAATATTGCCATCCAACAATATGTCGACAATTACGGGAGCGTCAAATTTATTGGCCACTGCAATGGCAGGCTCCGACAGGGTGTAGCGTTGGTCTTCGGTTAGGTCAAAACGTTTGTGGGTTAACGACCCAAGCATATTGATTGCCAATAACAACGGAAGCCCCTTTAAGAGAGCCAGCCCTATGTGCTTGGGTTTCAGCCCGTGTTTGATGACCTCTTGGCTAAGGTAAAGAAAAAAGAGGGCCAGCGTTAAAAAGTAAATAATATCGCGGGTGTCGATGATGCCCCGAGCAATGCTTTCAAAATGGGCCTTTGCCCCGAGCGCTTTAATGTTTTCTTGCAAGTTCCCGTCTGTGGTAAGGGTGGCCAGTGCTTCAAATCCGTAGAAAACAAAGAAACTAAGCACAATGCCCACTATAAAGGCGACAATTTGGTTATCAGATAGAGACGAGGCGAACAGACCTATTGCCGTATAGGCGGCCATTAAAAAAAACAGGCCAAAGTAGGATCCCGCTACAATGCCAGCATCGTAATTTCCTTCGGTGGTACCTAGCGCTGAGATGGCAAAAACATAGATTATGGTGGGTACTACCGCAATGACACTGAGGATAAGGGCTCCCCAAAATTTTCCGAGTACGACCTGGCCAATGGAGATTGGTTTAATGAGCAAGAGCTCAAGGGTGCCCAGTTTTTTTTCCTCCGAGAACCCTTTCATGGTTATCGCTGGAATCAAAAAGAGGAAGACCCAGGGAGCCAATAAAAAAAAGCTGCTCAAATCGGCAAATCCGTTATCGAAAATATTGAAGCTGCCTTTGAACACCCATAAAAAGAGTCCGCTCAGCAACAAAAAAAGGCCGATGATCAAATACCCGATAGGCGACGCAAAAAAAGATGAAACCTCTCTTTTAAAAATGGCCAGCATACGATGTCAGTTAACGGTTTTTATTGGTGTCATGCTATAGGCTTCTGGTTTTGCATCGAACAGCTGTTTGGTCTTGGCCCAAACTGTTTTAAAGAATTCAGAATTTCGATAGGCCTGCAACGCCTGTTCGTTGCTCCAATGTGATTGGGTATAAAAAACGTTCTGATTGTCAACATCGCGGTACAACGCCAAAAATGAACATCCCTCAAAATTTCTGATGCCCTCTTTGGTATTTTCAAAAATGCGTTCAAAACTAGCAATATTTTCGCTTTTGAAGGTCAGTTTTACTATCCGTACCAGCATTTATATAAAATTAATGGTTATCATATCACGATAGCCCAGGCCGAGCAGGGTCGAGGCACCGCCAACCGTTTTCAGATCGCTTTTGTAAATGGCCAGCTCTATGTAGCCCGATGCGTTGAACAGGGCAAGGGCATCGCCGGGGCCTTTTCGTTGGTTCTTGTCCAACCCATAATTGATAATGCCGTTGTAGTTGTTATATATATTGCGAATCTTGTTGGTGCGGGCTATGATCTCAAAGTCTCGACCATTTCTATAGGCCTCGAAAAGGGCCTTTTTTATGTTGGTGACCACGTTTCCGTAATTGTCGATATAGATGACATTGCCAACGATGGTTCTGCCCTCGTTGGTGACCCGGGGCTCAAAATCTTTGAGTTTTTTAAAGTTTTCGAACGGTTTACTGACCACTTCGAGTTTTCCGCCCCTAGCCAAGTGGCAGGCCACTTGGGCAAAAACCTTTAGTTCAGGGAAGGAATCTGTTTCAGCGTTCGGCAAATTGATCTCGACAACTTTCTCAAGTTCAGAATCTGAAGCAATCAATGACATGACACCATTGTTGGCACTTACAAAATAATGTCCATCGAGTACCACCACCAAATGTTCGTTTTCTGGTGATTTCTCCGAATCGACACCCACTATATGGATACTCCCTTTTGGAAAATGTTGGTAGGCGTTCTTGAGCACATAGGCACATTCTTGGATATTGAAAGGTGATATGCCATGCGAGATATCAACGATGTCAACTTCGTCAAGGGCACCTAATATTGTTCCCTTCAAGGCAGCAACAAAGTGATCTTTATGACCGAAATCTGTGGTCAGGGTTATAATTGGCATGCCGTAGTGTTGATATGTTTTTGCCTTTTGAGAATGATTTTTGGTTAAGTTTGTTGGGTAAAATTACACAAAAGGGAAGAAGTATAAATCATTCTTTCACCCGAACACGTTAATATCCAATTTTCATTGAACGAACTTATAATTGAACTTACCGAAATAAGCCCTAGGGAATTTTTTGGGCAGCGCAATGAAAACATAGAATTGCTCAAGAAATACTTTCCGAAACTGAAGATAGTTGCGAGGGGCAACAAAATCAAGGTATACGGTGACGAAGAGCTCTTGGAGGAGTTCGACCGTCGATTCGATATGCTTACCGAGCGCTTTGCCAAGTACAACAAACTTGACGAGAACATGATCGAACGCGTTTTGACAAGCAACGGCAAAGAAGACTATGAAGGGTCTGGCAATAGTGGCGATGTGCTGGTACACGGTGTGAGCGGCCGCTTGATCAAGGCCCAGACCGTTAACCAACGTAGGCTGGTTGATGCCTGTTCAAAGAACGATATGGTTTTTGCCATTGGGCCGGCCGGTACCGGTAAAACCTATACAGGGGTCGCTTTGGCCGTGAAGGCCTTAAAAGAAAAGCAGGTAAGAAGAATCATTTTGACGCGCCCAGCTGTGGAGGCCGGTGAAAATTTGGGATTTCTACCAGGAGACCTAAAGGAAAAACTAGATCCCTACATGCAACCACTTTATGATGCGCTGCGCGATATGATCCCCGGTGAAAAGTTGATGAAGTACATCGAAGACGGCACTATACAGATTGCCCCCATGGCCTTTATGCGCGGCCGTACGCTCGACAACGCTTTCGTAATTTTGGACGAGGCCCAGAACACCACACATGCCCAGATGAAAATGTTCTTGACCCGAATGGGTAAAAATGCCAAATTCTTGTTGACGGGCGACCCTGGGCAGATTGATTTGCCGCGTAGGGTCATTTCGGGGCTCAAAGAAGCATTACTCATCTTAAAAAATGTAAAGGGCATTGAAATCATCCACTTAGATGATAAAGATGTTATTCGCCACGGGCTCGTCAAAAAAATCATTTCGGCCTACAAAACCATTGAACACCAAAACTAAGTTTGCATGCCCAATACCTTGATGCACACCAACTTCACCTTTCAGGGCCAGCTATCGGTGTATAAGGGAAAGGTTCGAGAAGTGTACCGCCTTAAAAACGATATTTTGGTCATGATCGCCACTGATCGGCTTTCGGCCTTTGACGTGGTAATGCCGAAGGGGATTCCGTACAAGGGG
This portion of the Flagellimonas lutaonensis genome encodes:
- the dnaN gene encoding DNA polymerase III subunit beta, yielding MKFIVSSTYLLKQLQVLGGVINNSNTLPILDNFLFDLKKNKLTVSASDLETTMSSVLEVDSDSEGVIAVPARLLLDTLKTFPEQPLTFVVEDNNTVEISSNHGKYALAYADGAEFPKAIELSNPSSTTLMGDILATAIEKTIFAAGNDDLRPVMSGVFFQFSPENLTFVSTDAHKLVKYQRADVTASEVAEFIMPKKPLNLLKGILAGSESDVKIEYNESNAKFSFENTELICRLIDGKYPNYEAVIPKENPNKLTISRSQFLSSVKRVSIFSNKTTHQIRLKIAGAELNISAEDIDYSNKAEERLSCSYQGDDMQIGFNSRFLIEMLNNLSSEEVTLEMSLPNRAGILTPSDGLDEGEHITMLVMPVMLNS
- the gldG gene encoding gliding motility-associated ABC transporter substrate-binding protein GldG, which encodes MLAIFKREVSSFFASPIGYLIIGLFLLLSGLFLWVFKGSFNIFDNGFADLSSFFLLAPWVFLFLIPAITMKGFSEEKKLGTLELLLIKPISIGQVVLGKFWGALILSVIAVVPTIIYVFAISALGTTEGNYDAGIVAGSYFGLFFLMAAYTAIGLFASSLSDNQIVAFIVGIVLSFFVFYGFEALATLTTDGNLQENIKALGAKAHFESIARGIIDTRDIIYFLTLALFFLYLSQEVIKHGLKPKHIGLALLKGLPLLLAINMLGSLTHKRFDLTEDQRYTLSEPAIAVANKFDAPVIVDILLDGNIPAEFARLRTETVLLLEQFADKNQNIKYTLVDPLEDISMQEETLKELQRIGLTPASVTIEEDGKVSQELVFPWAMANYNNQTVKVPLLKNKLGSSSEERINNSVQQLEYAFADAFAKLGIEQKKKVAVIKGNGELGDPYIADFLTTIRDYYNIGAITLDSVSSNPQNVFDQLKNYDLALIAKPTEPFSDEEKYVMDQFVVNGGKTMWLIDQVAIELDSLFNEQGSNVALLRDLKLNDFFFRYGVRVNPELVNDMYNTPIVLATGEGNDSQYNPLPWVYHPMVFSRNDHPINKNIEALRLQFANTLDTLSNNNKKTILLRSSPLSRAEGVPKPISLDIINRPPDRTQYEGKGNLPLAVLIEGKFNSAFTNRIKPIALEGAQEKGGENKMLVVADGDIIKNQLRNGRPLELGYDKWTNSSYGNKEFLLNSLNYLLDDSGLINIRNKEVSIPLLDPQKVVAQKNKWQLIAIGLPLLATLLFGWLFTFTRKRKYSA
- a CDS encoding putative quinol monooxygenase, with the translated sequence MLVRIVKLTFKSENIASFERIFENTKEGIRNFEGCSFLALYRDVDNQNVFYTQSHWSNEQALQAYRNSEFFKTVWAKTKQLFDAKPEAYSMTPIKTVN
- a CDS encoding SAM hydrolase/SAM-dependent halogenase family protein translates to MPIITLTTDFGHKDHFVAALKGTILGALDEVDIVDISHGISPFNIQECAYVLKNAYQHFPKGSIHIVGVDSEKSPENEHLVVVLDGHYFVSANNGVMSLIASDSELEKVVEINLPNAETDSFPELKVFAQVACHLARGGKLEVVSKPFENFKKLKDFEPRVTNEGRTIVGNVIYIDNYGNVVTNIKKALFEAYRNGRDFEIIARTNKIRNIYNNYNGIINYGLDKNQRKGPGDALALFNASGYIELAIYKSDLKTVGGASTLLGLGYRDMITINFI
- a CDS encoding PhoH family protein, coding for MNELIIELTEISPREFFGQRNENIELLKKYFPKLKIVARGNKIKVYGDEELLEEFDRRFDMLTERFAKYNKLDENMIERVLTSNGKEDYEGSGNSGDVLVHGVSGRLIKAQTVNQRRLVDACSKNDMVFAIGPAGTGKTYTGVALAVKALKEKQVRRIILTRPAVEAGENLGFLPGDLKEKLDPYMQPLYDALRDMIPGEKLMKYIEDGTIQIAPMAFMRGRTLDNAFVILDEAQNTTHAQMKMFLTRMGKNAKFLLTGDPGQIDLPRRVISGLKEALLILKNVKGIEIIHLDDKDVIRHGLVKKIISAYKTIEHQN